Proteins co-encoded in one Gracilimonas sediminicola genomic window:
- a CDS encoding Ig-like domain-containing protein: protein MKTRQKLLFFLFGLIIAGIAACATPIAPTGGPADKDGPKVEFTSPETGTTNFTGRTFVFQFDEFIGRSSVRGAITVEPDLGIEYDVSWRRKTMTIEFEERFPDSTTVIIKLGTDLSDTRNNKMERPVTLAISTGNEIDEGKIMGRIRIADDGTGAGDRRVLLYRQPFDLSNKASYEAQTDTGGVFRFSYLADGRYKALLVDDRNRNKTWDRGSESAYPFFDEFITLEEEGSDTLDVIYATQVDSVAPSLQGVGLFSTNRMRLRFSENIRIEEDAELIVQDSAGENYTSAYPLYIPEKEPFVAFAQSERPLLENAEYTLRLSGFTDGAGNPLETEEMSFTGTAQEDTTSQRIITANGTNGLLQDEVFKVTYAAPITEPEITDSMVVIEGQVDFDDWPEVQTNRNELWVAPQGEWIEGVDYQFLVWNPKTLRRKLFEPEVWDSTEYGDIEINLQNVDSTDIHYVQLLSPGGEERVFTSFGQSTVLTGLPPLSYTLILFKDENGNERWDRGTVIPFNTPEHYYVQRNLKVQEGFTSEVNITFD, encoded by the coding sequence TTGAAGACCCGACAAAAGCTTCTTTTTTTCTTATTTGGATTGATCATTGCCGGAATAGCAGCCTGTGCCACTCCCATAGCCCCAACGGGCGGACCGGCAGATAAAGACGGCCCTAAAGTCGAATTTACCTCCCCGGAAACTGGAACCACCAATTTTACCGGGCGAACCTTTGTATTTCAGTTTGATGAGTTTATTGGTCGTTCTTCCGTGCGGGGAGCCATCACTGTGGAGCCGGATCTTGGTATCGAGTACGACGTTTCATGGCGAAGAAAAACGATGACCATAGAGTTTGAAGAACGCTTTCCGGATTCCACCACCGTCATTATTAAACTCGGCACCGACCTGTCCGATACCCGGAATAATAAAATGGAGCGCCCGGTTACCCTTGCCATCTCAACCGGAAATGAAATTGATGAGGGGAAAATCATGGGTCGAATCCGAATTGCTGACGATGGAACAGGAGCGGGAGACCGAAGAGTGTTGTTATACCGGCAGCCATTCGATTTAAGTAATAAAGCCAGTTACGAAGCCCAAACAGATACTGGTGGCGTATTCCGGTTTTCCTATCTCGCTGACGGACGGTATAAAGCTTTGCTTGTGGATGATCGCAATCGCAATAAGACATGGGATAGAGGTAGTGAGTCAGCCTATCCGTTCTTTGATGAATTTATAACCCTGGAAGAAGAAGGCAGTGATACGCTCGATGTAATTTATGCAACCCAGGTGGATTCTGTTGCACCGTCACTGCAAGGAGTGGGATTATTCTCGACTAACCGCATGCGGTTACGCTTTAGTGAAAACATTCGCATTGAAGAAGATGCAGAGTTAATAGTTCAGGATTCGGCCGGCGAAAACTATACTTCGGCTTACCCCCTTTATATTCCTGAAAAAGAGCCTTTCGTGGCTTTTGCCCAAAGCGAACGGCCTTTACTGGAAAATGCTGAATACACGCTTCGGCTATCCGGTTTTACAGATGGTGCGGGTAATCCACTTGAAACGGAAGAGATGTCGTTTACGGGAACCGCCCAGGAAGACACTACGAGTCAGCGTATCATTACTGCTAACGGGACCAATGGATTACTTCAGGATGAAGTCTTTAAAGTGACTTATGCCGCTCCGATAACAGAGCCGGAGATAACAGACTCAATGGTGGTTATAGAGGGACAGGTGGATTTTGATGACTGGCCCGAGGTTCAAACTAACCGAAACGAATTATGGGTGGCACCGCAGGGGGAGTGGATTGAAGGGGTTGATTACCAATTCCTGGTTTGGAATCCTAAAACCCTCAGAAGAAAACTGTTTGAACCGGAAGTATGGGATTCTACCGAATACGGGGATATTGAAATCAACCTCCAAAATGTAGATTCAACCGATATTCATTACGTACAACTGTTATCACCGGGAGGAGAGGAACGGGTGTTTACCTCATTTGGTCAGTCAACCGTACTTACGGGTTTGCCCCCGCTTTCATATACCCTTATCCTGTTCAAAGACGAGAATGGCAATGAAAGGTGGGATCGTGGCACGGTGATTCCCTTTAATACCCCCGAGCACTATTATGTACAACGGAATTTAAAAGTTCAGGAAGGATTTACTTCCGAAGTAAATATCACATTCGATTAA